The Ziziphus jujuba cultivar Dongzao chromosome 7, ASM3175591v1 genome includes a region encoding these proteins:
- the LOC112492534 gene encoding endoglucanase 25, producing the protein MSMYGRDPWGGPLEINAADSATDDDRSRNLQDFDRAAMSSRPLDETQQSWLLGPSGEQKKKKYVDLGCIIVSRKIFVWTVGSLLVAGFLAGFITLIVKTVPRHHHGHAPPDNYTLALHKALMFFNAQRSGKLPKHNNVSWRGNSCTRDGDSDSGSIFKDLAGGFYDAGDAIKFNFPASFAMTMLSWSVIEYSAKYEAAGELNHVKEIIKWGSDYFLKTFNHTADSIDRLVAQVGSGDTSGGSTTPNDHYCWMRPEDIDYKRPVTLCSSCSDLAAEMAAALAAASIVFKDNKAYSQKLVHGAKTLFRFSREQRGRYSAGSSEASIFYNSTSYWDEFVWGGAWLYYATGNNSYLQLATTPGIAKHAGAFWGGPDYGVLSWDNKLAGAQVLLSRLRLFLSPGYPYEEILRTFHNQTSIIMCSYLPIFTSFNRTKGGLIQLNHGRPQPLQYVVNAAFLATLYSDYLDAADTPGWYCGPNFYSTDVLRDFAKTQIDYILGKNPRKMSYVVGFGNHYPKHVHHRGASIPKNKIRYNCKGGWKWRDTSKPNPNTIVGAMVAGPDKHDGFHDVRTNYNYTEPTLAGNAGLVGALVALSGEKGTGIDKNTLFSAVPPMFPTPPPPPAPWKP; encoded by the exons ATGAGTATGTACGGGAGGGATCCGTGGGGGGGTCCGCTGGAGATCAATGCGGCGGACTCTGCTACCGACGACGACCGGAGCCGGAACCTTCAGGATTTTGATAGGGCCGCCATGTCATCTCGGCCGTTGGATGAGACCCAGCAGAGCTGGTTGCTGGGTCCCTCTGGTgagcaaaagaagaagaagtatgtGGATCTGGGTTGCATCATTGTCAGCCGTAAGATCTTTGTTTGGACGGTTGGATCGCTTCTTGTAGCTGGGTTCCTTGCTGGTTTCATAACCCTCATCGTCAAGACTGTGCCACGTCATCACCATGGTCATGCTCCTCCGGATAATTACACTCTTGCTCTTCACAAGGCCCTCATGTTCTTCAACGCCCAGCGAT CTGGAAAACTCCCAAAACATAATAATGTGTCATGGAGGGGTAACTCCTGCACAAGAGACGGCGATTCTGATTCTGGATCCATTTTTAAAGATCTGGCTGGTGGGTTTTATGATGCTGGAGATGCAATCAAGTTCAATTTTCCAGCATCTTTTGCCATGACTATGTTGAGTTGGAGTGTCATTGAATACAGTGCAAAATATGAAGCTGCCGGGGAACTCAACCATGTTAAGGAGATAATTAAGTGGGGAAGTGATTACTTTCTCAAGACTTTCAATCATACTGCCGATAGCATTGATAGGCTTGTTGCTCAG GTTGGGTCTGGAGATACTTCTGGAGGGAGTACAACTCCTAATGATCATTATTGCTGGATGCGTCCTGAGGATATTGATTATAAACGACCTGTAACTTTGTGTAGCAGCTGCTCGGATCTTGCTGCAGAAATGGCAGCTGCTTTAGCTGCTGCATCTATTGTTTTCAAAGACAACAAGGCATACTCACAGAAACTTGTACATGGTGCCAAGACACTTTTCAGGTTTTCAAGAGAACAGAGAGGCAGATATAGTGCTGGTAGTTCTGAAGCATCAATATTCTATAACTCCACCAGTTACTGGGATGAATTTGTATGGGGTGGAGCTTGGTTATACTATGCCACAGGAAATAACTCCTATCTTCAGCTTGCAACAACTCCTGGTATTGCCAAACATGCCGGTGCCTTCTGGGGTGGCCCTGATTATGGTGTATTGAGCTGGGACAACAAGCTTGCTGGTGCTCAG GTGCTTTTGAGCCGTCTGAGATTATTCTTGAGCCCTGGGTATCCATATGAAGAAATTTTGAGGACATTTCACAATCAGACCAGCATAATCATGTGCTCATACCTCCCTATTTTTACAAGCTTTAACAGAACCAAAG GAGGATTGATCCAGTTGAATCATGGAAGACCCCAGCCTCTTCAGTACGTGGTCAATGCAGCCTTTTTAGCAACACTCTACAGTGATTATCTTGATGCAGCAGATACACCTGGATGGTATTGTGGACCCAATTTCTATTCTACTGATGTGTTGCGTGACTTTGCTAAAACTCAG ATTGATTACATCCTTGGCAAAAATCCTCGGAAAATGAGTTATGTTGTTGGTTTTGGTAATCATTACCCCAAACACGTCCATCATAGAGGTGCTTCTATCCCCAAGAACAAGATCAGATATAATTGTAAAGGAGGATGGAAATGGAGGGACACTTCAAAGCCAAACCCAAATACAATTGTTGGAGCCATGGTTGCAGGACCCGACAAGCATGATGGTTTCCATGATGTTCGTACTAATTATAATTACACAGAACCAACACTTGCTGGCAATGCAGGTCTAGTTGGAGCACTAGTTGCGTTGTCGGGTGAAAAGGGTACTGGGATTGACAAGAACACTCTTTTCTCTGCGGTTCCTCCAATGTTTCCAACTCCACCACCACCCCCAGCACCATGGAAACCATGA
- the LOC107423936 gene encoding MLO-like protein 13, whose translation MEEEPNYSLEYTPTWVVASVCFFIVLISLCAERSLHYLGKSLKRRKQEALFEALQKLKEELMLLGFISLLLTVFQGLVSHICIPTDLASYMLPCKRETPEAEHHGDYTSIQAISNIHRRLLSEDSSFSGHCLKKGKAPLLSLEALHHLHIFIFVLAVVHVIFCVTTMALGGMRIREWKHWEDSVKRPGKDRDDDFHSIHHKEFRQRAAGQWRNAAVISWIISFFKQFYGSVSKADYISLRLGFIKKHFPHKPDFDFHEYIMRTLEVDFKRIVGISSYLWLFVVLFLLINLKGWHTYFWLAFLPLILLLLVGAKLEHIINHLAKEAEENITDHEAQQTSGKKTSKESTGVKPSDKHFWFHKPRLILFLIHFILFQNSFEIAFFFWILCTYGFHSCIMEKLGFIITRLIMGAIVQVLCSYITLPLYALVTQMGSTFKEGMFGAVVVEGIGSWTENIRGQPQVNKMEKQMSQIVHTSTAQQPSHHQEATASGDEITRVDHH comes from the exons ATGGAGGAAGAACCCAACTATTCTTTGGAGTACACACCAACATGGGTGGTTGCTTCTGTGTGCTTTTTCATTGTTCTCATTTCTCTTTGTGCTGAGCGTTCTCTTCATTATCTCGGAAAG TCCTTGAAGCGTAGAAAACAAGAGGCGCTTTTTGAAGCTTTGCAGAAGTTAAAAGAAG AATTGATGCTTTTAGGGTTCATCTCCCTTCTTTTAACTGTCTTCCAAGGTTTAGTGAGCCATATATGCATCCCAACTGATCTCGCATCCTACATGCTTCCATGCAAAAGGGAAACTCCAGAGGCTGAACATCATGGGGACTACACTTCTATCCAAGCTATATCTAATATTCATCGTCGGCTTTTGTCCGAAGATAGTAGTTTTTCAGGGCATTGTCTGAAAAAG GGGAAGGCTCCATTGTTATCACTGGAAGCATTACATCATCTACACATTTTCATCTTTGTACTCGCAGTGGTTCATGTGATCTTCTGTGTTACAACAATGGCTCTCGGAGGGATgagg ATACGTGAGTGGAAGCACTGGGAGGATTCAGTCAAGAGACCTGGAAAAG ATAGGGATGATGATTTTCATTCAATACACCATAAGGAATTTAGACAAAGGGCAGCTGGACAATGGAGAAATGCTGCTGTAATAAGTTGGATA ATATCATTCTTCAAACAGTTCTATGGCTCTGTCAGTAAAGCAGACTACATTTCACTGCGACTAGGATTTATCAAG AAACATTTCCCTCATAAGCCTGACTTTGATTTCCATGAGTACATCATGCGAACACTTGAAGTTGATTTCAAGAGAATTGTTGGCATAag CTCGTACCTGTGGCTCTTCGTCGTGCTGTTTTTGCTGATTAATTTGAAAG GATGGCACACCTACTTCTGGTTAGCCTTTTTGCCATTGATT CTTCTGCTTCTCGTGGGTGCTAAGCTCGAACACATAATCAACCATTTGGCTAAGGAAGCTGAAGAGAATATTACGGATCATGAAGCACAACAGACTAGTGGAAAGAAGACCTCCAAGGAATCCACAGGAGTGAAGCCTTCGGACAAACACTTTTGGTTTCATAAACCTCGCCTTATTCTGTTCTTGATCCACTTCATTTTGTTTCAGAATTCATTTGAGATTGCATTCTTTTTCTGGATTTTG TGTACATATGGATTCCATTCTTGCATCATGGAAAAACTTGGCTTCATCATCACAAGACTTATAATGGG AGCGATTGTTCAAGTTCTCTGCAGTTACATTACCTTGCCTTTGTATGCATTAGTCACCCAG ATGGGAAGCACATTCAAGGAAGGAATGTTTGGTGCTGTAGTGGTAGAAGGAATTGGAAGTTGGACAGAGAATATAAGAGGCCAACCACAAGTGAATAAGATGGAAAAACAAATGTCCCAAATTGTTCACACTTCAACTGCACAACAACCATCTCATCATCAGGAAGCCACTGCCTCAGGAGATGAGATCACTCGTGTAGATCATCattaa
- the LOC107423935 gene encoding uncharacterized protein LOC107423935: MNHFLEVILRDSCFIFELFLRNFENRLHDKKPEDITDYILRTPWLIKCIELDLIMLENQLPYFVFTELFDFILENQPQNLNNIPPFLSKSQSESERHHFIMKMTCEFFSYYYYLYGKVTTSDSLESDEMQRFKDIKYFTDLVRQFMRPSNYVPSSEYANCRHSAKELDRAGVDFVPCSNRFLTDIKFNKKGNILEVPTFEVTDFTECLIRNVMALEQCLYPFEAQICNYISLLDQLINTDEDVKLLVKKKVVANWLGSNDAVAHLINTLCDETLFSSPYYGEIRIQLNKVHENFWNVTKATLKRVYFTDIWTGSSTIVAVVVVIFSIFSVASNIKDLFF, from the coding sequence ATGAACCACTTCTTGGAGGTGATTTTGCGAGACTCCTGCTTCATCTTCGAGCTCTTCTTGAGAAACTTCGAAAATCGGCTTCACGATAAGAAGCCAGAGGATATAACTGACTATATATTGAGAACACCATGGCTGATCAAATGTATAGAGCTGGACTTGATAATGCTGGAAAATCAGCTACCATATTTTGTTTTCACCGAACTATTCGACTTCATCCTCGAAAACCAGCCGCAGAATTTGAATAACATCCCTCCTTTTCTATCCAAAAGCCAAAGCGAAAGTGAACGCCACCATTTCATTATGAAGATGACCTGCGAATTCTTCAGTTATTATTACTACTTGTATGGAAAAGTAACAACATCTGATTCGTTGGAATCCGACGAAATGCAACGCTTCAAGGACATCAAATATTTCACTGATTTGGTCAGGCAGTTCATGCGTCCAAGTAATTATGTTCCTAGTTCTGAATATGCCAACTGTCGCCATAGTGCAAAGGAACTAGACAGAGCAGGGGTGGACTTTGTGCCATGTAGTAACAGGTTCTTAACTGACATAAAGTTTAATAAAAAGGGTAACATATTGGAGGTCCCTACATTTGAGGTGACAGACTTCACAGAGTGCCTAATAAGGAATGTCATGGCGTTGGAGCAGTGTCTTTATCCTTTTGAGGCTCAAATCTGCAATTATATTTCCCTGCTTGATCAACTTATCAACACCGATGAAGATGTGAAATTGCTGGTTAAGAAGAAGGTTGTTGCTAACTGGCTAGGCAGCAATGATGCCGTTGCCCACTTGATTAACACGCTTTGCGACGAAACTCTGTTTTCAAGTCCCTACTACGGTGAAATCCGCATACAACTTAACAAGGTTCACgaaaatttttggaatgttACCAAGGCAACACTGAAGAGAGTTTACTTCACGGATATTTGGACTGGCAGTTCTACTATTGtcgctgttgttgttgttatattCTCAATTTTTTCAGTCGCTTCCAACATCAAGGATTTGTTCTTCTAA